In one Culex quinquefasciatus strain JHB chromosome 2, VPISU_Cqui_1.0_pri_paternal, whole genome shotgun sequence genomic region, the following are encoded:
- the LOC119767565 gene encoding uncharacterized protein LOC119767565 translates to MGSNGLATSIEMFRKGTSFTDWSDRLAYTFHANQVPDDRQKSHFMTICGPFLFSQLKLHYSKDELDKATYADIVSKLKQKLDKTEPDLVQRFRFSQRNQQPDESNEDFVQAVKMQAEFCGFGAFKNVAIMDRVLAGLLDGNLKENLLKEESLTLDKMDKFITTWNIAKQNVKALNNQPGESQLGQYSYFTPEQIHYIQKTTTQRQGSSRYGYYRQNDGLQGQNFPERRNNSRFQPYKNYNSDSQVYTNRRFNNQTQQQRYFDKSYDRRYPQTRVSCDFCGKMGHSKQNCFKLDYFYRQFVNFMGESTADDYSCNEGGEIEYANAEMFNQIENFQDNNDQCMKIFTVLNTTYVKLDETQIEDQMVDFEVDDSCLLNDSTFSIPIDDDSYADIELKSLFTPNWEDDSILDLKDLFDKTCYNIDENCDDALNWDENLFCGFGFLHDENMEGGECENVGFNELLADVSVSFEGAPNWEENVVSGLNNLFLYDDVFDMKQDVMLENNVGSIEHNFDTKRNISSNAIAANLYYTSNWEDSDNFDNCESSDKKLLIGNDGCGIECCIDDVQNLILTPIWGMFQESSESVCFGKVLFDEVSEMSERKGSSLSLTLCKSNLKNEHDMQDIELMIIFLIMITVIFCQNGFKAIQISLFLYKLMTDILTSIANLQFILILSKGCAKKLDNRFVDNFCGRHDQKFVDDCWLLNDKVGKTLFFQSGKLKCLQVIYAKSLNLFLKSHICYTIEKQQMLNRNLFKSIKPKLLVCLLESNRLLDSLAIVIVLFIFLSLVFSICLLRNLIRGLTKVTNGEFHNFSVLVICSNLCIYFIQDDDGLSWKFSLISNNYVCNGTLNEKQIINKLNYSIPKTKTFQEKCLTDDQIVDVETQWFQWIFFERVVNEVVSLTWDMPSIYFHNIDQNILIPCSVCISSQSKIHNSDELLVVSRSIGFVHRLICWISVLSFRVVFTVFIINVLKQFYLYFKQILVQHGSQWSEDKKTRWRLVARIVVLWTRRRCAVRGDWQSKKLLVECSKRNDLLLKTKCETTWRFRTRTRVVLDAAETVRLGMSLNGKEQNVKNVKGILLTVKLSEVKTFLQFLNTNFFRIRTKR, encoded by the exons tcaagtgCCGGATGATCGTCAGAAATCTCATTTCATGACGATCTGTGGTCCGTTTCTTTTTTCTCAATTAAAATTGCACTACAGCAAAGATGAGCTGGATAAGGCCACTTATGCTGATATTgtgtcaaaattgaaacaaaaattggacaaaACGGAGCCGGACTTAGTCCAACGCTTTCGTTTTAGTCAGCGAAACCAGCAACCTGATGAATCCAATGAGGATTTCGTGCAGGCGGTCAAGATGCAGGCGGAATTCTGTGGTTTTGGGGCGTTTAAGAACGTGGCCATTATGGACAGGGTCCTGGCGGGTCTTCTTGACGGGAATCTCAAAGAGAATTTGCTGAAGGAGGAAAGTTTGACTTTGGACAAGATGGACAAGTTCATCACAACATGGAACATAGCAAAACAAAACGTTAAAGCATTAAACAATCAACCTGGAGAATCTCAATTGGGACAGTACAGTTACTTTACACCAGAACAAATTCATTACATTCAAAAGACAACAACACAAAGGCAAGGGTCTTCACGGTACGGATATTACAGACAAAATGATGGGTTGCAAGGGCAAAATTTTCCAGAAAGGCGAAACAATTCCAGATTTCAGCCTTATAAAAACTACAATTCTGATTCTCAAGTTTACACTAACCGAAGGTTCAATaaccaaacacaacaacaaaggTATTTTGACAAAAGCTATGATAGGAGATATCCTCAGACTAGAGTTTCGTGTGATTTTTGTGGGAAAATGGGTCATTCTAAgcaaaattgcttcaaactTGATTACTTCTACAGACAATTTGTGAATTTCATGGGTGAGAGTACTGCAGATGATTATTCCTGCAATGAAGGTGGTGAAATTGAGTACGCAAATGCGGAAATGTTCAACCAAATagaaaactttcaagataataacgaccaatgcatgaaaatttttactgttttgAACACAACTTATGTTAAGCTGGATGAAACACAAATAGAGGACCAAATGGTTGATTTTGAAGTTGATGATAGTTGCTTGTTGAATGACAGCACATTTTCTATACCAATTGATGATGATAGTTATGCTGACATTGaattgaaaagtttgtttaccCCGAATTGGGAGGATGATTCGATTTTGGATTTGAAAGATTTGTTTGATAAAACTTGTTATAATATTGATGAAAATTGCGATGATGCCCTGAATTgggatgaaaatttgttttgtggTTTTGGATTTTTACATGATGAGAACATGGAAGGTGGTGAATGTGAGAATGTAGgttttaatgaacttttagcAGATGTCAGCGTGAGTTTTGAAGGTGCCCCAAATTGGGAAGAAAATGTTGTGAGTggtttgaataatttatttttgtatgacgATGTTTTTGATATGAAACAAGATGTGATGTTGGAAAATAACGTGGGTTCgattgaacataattttgataccAAAAGGAATATTTCAAGCAATGCAATAGCAGCAAATTTATATTATACCTCAAATTGGGAAGACAGTGACAATTTTGAT AACTGTGAGAGTTCGGACAAAAAGCTGCTGATTGGCAATGATGGTTGTGGAATTGAGTGTTGTATTGAtgatgttcagaatttgattttaaccCCAATTTGGGGAATGTTTCAAGAAAGTTCGGAAAGTGTTTGTTTCGGAAAAGTATTATTTGACGAAGTTTCTGAGATGTCAGAGCGAAAAGGTAGTAGTTTAAGTTTAACGCTATGTAAATCTAATTTGAAAAACGAGCATGATATGCAAGACATTGAAttgatgataatatttttgattatgattactgtaattttttgccaaaatgggTTTAAAGCTATACAAATTTCGTTGTTTCTGTACAAATTGATGACTGATATTTTGACGAGCAttgcaaatttgcaatttattttgattttgagtaAAGGATGTGCTAAAAAGTTAGACAATCGCTTTGTTGACAATTTTTGTGGTCGGCATGATCAAAAATTTGTGGACGATTGCTGGTTGTTAAATGACAAAGTTGGCAAAACGCTATTTTTTCAAAGCGGGAAATTGAAATGTTTACAAGTCATCTATGCCAAATCATTAaatctgtttttgaaaagtcataTTTGTTACACAATTGAGAAACAACAAATGTTGAACAGGAATCTTTTTAAAAGCATCAAACCAAAGCTGTTGGTTTGTTTGCTTGAAAGTAATCGTTTGCTGGACAGTTTGGCAATAGTCATTGTGTTATTCATATTTTTGAGTTTAGTTTTCTCAATTTGTTTGCTAAGAAATCTTATTCGCGGGCTGACGAAAGTGACGAATGGAGAATTCCATAATTTTAGTGTGTTGGTCATTTGTTCAAATCTGtgcatttattttattcaagacGATGATGGTCTGTCAtggaaatttagtttaatttcaaataattatgtGTGCAATGGTACATTGAATGAAAAGCAGATTATAAACAAGTTAAACTATAGCatacctaaaactaaaacttttcAAGAGAAGTGTTTGACAGATGATCAGATAGTAGATGTGGAAACTCAATggtttcaatggattttttttgaaagggtggTGAATGAGGTAGTCTCTTTAACTTGGGACATGCCTAGCATTTATTTTCATAATATAGATCAAAATATCTTGATTCCATGCAGTGTTTGCATTAGTTCTCAATCGAAAATCCACAATAGTGATGAATTACTTGTTGTTTCAAGGTCTATTGGCTTTGTTCACAGGCTGATATGCTGGATTTCTGTCCTGAGTTTTAGAGTTGTTTTTACAGTTTTCATTATAAATGtcctaaaacaattttatttgtattttaaacaGATACTCGTACAACACGGTTCCCAGTGGAGCGAGGACAAGAAAACGCGATGGCGCCTAGTAGCACGAATCGTCGTGTTGTGGACTCGAAGGAGATGTGCTGTTCGTGGTGATTGGCAATCAAAGAAGTTGCTGGTGGAGTGCAGCAAACGAAATGACCTTCTACTGAAGACGAAATGCGAAACAACATGGAGATTTCGAACGAGGACACGGGTGGTGCTGGATGCGGCAGAAACCGTCCGTTTAGGGATGTCTCTGAACGGAAAGgaacaaaacgtaaaaaacgTAAAAGGAATACTTCTAACAGTGAAATTATCTGAGGTGAAGACTTTTTTACAATTCCTGAACACTAATTTCTTTCGAATTAGAACAAAACGTTGA